Proteins encoded within one genomic window of Jiangella mangrovi:
- a CDS encoding L-aspartate oxidase, giving the protein MRTEDPGWTVSADVVVVGSGIAGLTTALEARKAGRVLLVTKTRLSDSATAWAQGGIAAALGPEDSPEQHLRDTLVAGVGLCDEDAVRTLVTEGPRRVRELVELGAEFELTPNGDIALTREGGHHRDRIAHSGGDQTGKEISRALLEALAAVREDPQIEVVEHALVTDILTDAAGRACGVVLHVIGAGRQSGVGAALGRAVVLATGGLGQVYASTTNPPVSTGDGVAAALRAGAEVADLEFVQFHPTVLWLGRSAKGQQPLISEAVRGEGAVLRDVEGRRFMKGRHELAELAPRDVVAKGVVTAMAETGAEHVWLDARHLGRTFLEERFPTIVARCRSYGIDPATDLVPVAPAQHYASGGVRTDRRGRTSVPGLYACGEVSCTGVHGANRLASNSLLEGLVWGHRIAEDLASSLGDAHPGDPVERDGPVGLLDADARPFVQSAMTAGAGVVRSESSLTTLAARLASLATDPAADGMTPDSWETTNLHTVAVTLGRHAAMREETRGGHWREDFPDRDDARWRGHLVSVVDPDGVLTTTYEPM; this is encoded by the coding sequence ATGCGCACCGAGGACCCCGGCTGGACCGTGTCCGCCGACGTCGTCGTGGTCGGCAGCGGCATCGCGGGGCTCACCACGGCTCTCGAGGCGCGCAAGGCCGGCCGGGTCCTGCTCGTGACGAAGACCCGGCTCTCCGACAGCGCCACCGCGTGGGCGCAGGGCGGCATCGCCGCGGCGCTCGGACCCGAGGACAGCCCCGAGCAGCACCTGCGCGACACCCTCGTCGCGGGCGTCGGCCTGTGCGACGAGGACGCCGTCCGCACGCTGGTCACCGAGGGTCCACGGCGGGTCCGCGAGCTGGTCGAGCTGGGTGCGGAGTTCGAGCTCACCCCCAACGGCGACATCGCGCTGACCCGCGAGGGCGGTCACCACCGCGACCGCATCGCGCACTCCGGCGGCGACCAGACCGGCAAGGAGATCTCGCGCGCCCTGCTCGAGGCGCTGGCCGCCGTCCGCGAGGATCCGCAGATCGAGGTCGTCGAGCACGCCCTCGTCACCGACATCCTCACCGACGCCGCGGGCCGCGCCTGCGGCGTCGTGCTGCACGTCATCGGGGCCGGGCGGCAGAGCGGCGTCGGCGCGGCGCTCGGCCGGGCCGTCGTGCTGGCCACCGGCGGGCTCGGGCAGGTCTACGCGTCGACCACCAACCCGCCCGTCTCCACCGGCGACGGCGTCGCGGCCGCGCTGCGGGCCGGCGCCGAGGTGGCCGACCTCGAGTTCGTCCAGTTCCACCCGACGGTGCTCTGGCTCGGCCGCTCGGCCAAGGGGCAGCAGCCACTGATCTCCGAGGCCGTCCGTGGCGAGGGCGCGGTGCTGCGCGACGTCGAGGGCCGCCGGTTCATGAAGGGCCGGCACGAGCTGGCCGAGCTGGCACCGCGCGACGTCGTCGCCAAGGGCGTCGTCACGGCCATGGCCGAGACCGGCGCCGAGCACGTCTGGCTCGACGCCCGGCACCTCGGCAGGACGTTCCTCGAGGAGCGGTTCCCGACCATCGTCGCGCGCTGCCGCTCCTACGGCATCGACCCCGCCACGGACCTCGTCCCCGTCGCGCCGGCCCAGCACTACGCCAGCGGCGGCGTGCGCACCGACCGCCGCGGCCGCACCAGCGTCCCCGGCCTGTACGCATGCGGCGAGGTGTCGTGCACCGGCGTCCACGGCGCCAACCGGCTGGCCTCGAACTCGCTGCTCGAAGGGCTGGTCTGGGGGCACCGCATCGCCGAGGACCTCGCGTCGTCGCTGGGCGACGCCCACCCGGGCGACCCCGTCGAGCGCGACGGGCCGGTCGGCCTGCTCGACGCCGACGCACGCCCGTTCGTGCAGTCGGCCATGACGGCCGGCGCCGGCGTCGTGCGGTCGGAGTCGTCGCTGACGACGCTCGCGGCCCGGCTGGCGAGCCTCGCCACCGACCCGGCCGCCGACGGAATGACCCCGGATTCCTGGGAGACGACAAATCTCCACACGGTGGCCGTTACGCTCGGTCGGCATGCCGCCATGCGCGAAGAGACGCGTGGCGGCCATTGGCGTGAGGACTTCCCGGACCGGGACGACGCCCGCTGGCGCGGCCATCTGGTCAGCGTCGTGGACCCGGACGGCGTGCTCACGACGACATATGAGCCCATGTAA
- a CDS encoding acetylxylan esterase, with product MTATHGYDEAALLRVGAPPEPPGFAAFWSGLQARARAVDPAPVVLGSGPGGVMDIEFTSLDGVRLGGWLVRPDGPVELALVVGHGYGGRDGPELDLVPDGAAALFTAFRGLPDRGLVPGIPAVAAEHVLHGIGSVETYVHGGCASDLWCAASALLALLPSPPARLAYVGSSFGGGIGALALPWDDRFAAAVLHVPSFGNHDVRLAIPCEGSGEAVRRHVAAHPRAREVLRFFDAATAAARLRIPTLVAPALADAVVPPPGQFAVHNALPGPKELVVLSSGHADGPAAEAGHDRYVTAARAFLTR from the coding sequence GTGACGGCGACCCACGGCTACGACGAGGCGGCGCTGCTGCGGGTCGGCGCGCCGCCCGAGCCGCCGGGCTTCGCGGCGTTCTGGTCCGGGCTGCAGGCCCGGGCGCGCGCGGTCGACCCGGCGCCGGTGGTGCTCGGCTCCGGCCCGGGCGGGGTGATGGACATCGAGTTCACGTCGCTCGACGGCGTCCGCCTGGGCGGGTGGCTGGTGCGGCCCGACGGCCCGGTCGAGCTGGCGCTCGTGGTCGGGCACGGCTACGGCGGCCGCGACGGGCCCGAGCTCGACCTGGTCCCGGACGGCGCCGCGGCGCTGTTCACGGCGTTCCGCGGGCTGCCGGACCGCGGGCTGGTCCCGGGCATCCCGGCGGTCGCGGCCGAGCACGTGCTGCACGGCATCGGCTCCGTGGAGACCTACGTGCACGGCGGGTGCGCCTCCGACCTGTGGTGCGCGGCGTCGGCGCTGCTCGCCCTGCTGCCGTCGCCGCCCGCGCGGCTGGCCTACGTGGGCTCGAGCTTCGGTGGCGGCATCGGCGCACTGGCGCTGCCGTGGGACGACCGCTTCGCCGCCGCCGTGCTGCACGTGCCCAGCTTCGGCAACCACGACGTACGGCTGGCCATCCCGTGCGAGGGCAGCGGCGAGGCCGTGCGCCGGCACGTCGCCGCCCACCCGCGGGCCCGCGAGGTGCTGCGGTTCTTCGACGCCGCGACGGCGGCCGCCCGGCTTCGCATCCCCACGCTGGTGGCGCCCGCACTGGCCGACGCCGTCGTCCCGCCGCCGGGCCAGTTCGCCGTCCACAACGCGCTGCCCGGCCCGAAGGAGCTGGTCGTGCTGTCGTCCGGGCACGCCGACGGGCCCGCCGCCGAGGCGGGCCACGACCGCTACGTCACCGCGGCCCGGGCGTTCCTGACCCGGTGA
- the lysS gene encoding lysine--tRNA ligase codes for MSGLPPTDDQDLPEQMRIRREKRAELLASGEPPYRLGFPRSHTFEALRAAYPDLAPGTETGDRASVAGRVIFLRNTGKLCFARLREGDGAELQVMLSLDRVGEESLASWKHLVDIGDHVGVEGEVIVSKRGELSVSADRWTMVSKALRPLPVAHKDLNEETRVRQRYVDLVVNPSARSMVRTRAIVTRSLRETLHRHGYIEVETPVLQLVHGGASARPFHTHLNAFDIPMTLRIAIELYLKRAIVGGVDKVYEIGRIFRNEGVDSTHSPEFTMLESYEAYGDYDTQAALTRDLVLDAARAIGATVVPDGRGGEIDLEAPWQYVTLHEAVSHAVGEEVTIDTPVERLRELAEKHEVGLDPTWGHGEVVLELFEKLAEHTYMAPTFIRDYPEEVRPLARPHRDEPRLTEAWDLIIRGVELGVAYSELVDPVVQRERLTAQSLRAAAGDPEAMQLDEDFLRALEYGMPPTGGMGLGIDRLMMLLTDAGIRETILFPLVKPE; via the coding sequence ATGAGTGGACTGCCGCCGACCGACGATCAGGATTTGCCCGAGCAGATGCGCATCCGGCGCGAGAAGCGCGCGGAGTTGCTGGCCTCCGGGGAGCCCCCGTATCGCCTCGGATTCCCGCGCAGCCACACGTTCGAGGCGTTGCGGGCGGCTTATCCCGACTTGGCCCCAGGCACCGAAACCGGTGACCGCGCGTCGGTCGCCGGCCGGGTGATCTTCCTGCGCAACACCGGCAAACTCTGTTTTGCCCGGCTGCGCGAAGGCGACGGCGCCGAACTCCAGGTGATGTTGTCGCTCGATCGCGTGGGCGAGGAGAGTCTGGCGTCCTGGAAGCACCTGGTCGACATCGGCGATCACGTCGGCGTCGAGGGCGAGGTCATCGTCAGTAAGCGCGGCGAGCTGTCCGTCTCCGCCGATCGCTGGACCATGGTTTCCAAGGCGCTGCGGCCGTTGCCGGTGGCGCACAAGGATTTGAATGAGGAAACCCGGGTCCGGCAGCGTTACGTCGACCTCGTCGTCAATCCGTCGGCGCGCTCCATGGTGCGAACTCGTGCCATCGTCACGCGGTCGCTGCGGGAAACGCTGCACCGGCACGGCTACATCGAGGTCGAGACGCCGGTGCTGCAGCTCGTGCACGGCGGTGCCTCGGCGCGGCCTTTCCACACGCACCTGAATGCGTTCGACATTCCGATGACTTTGCGTATCGCGATCGAGCTGTACCTCAAGCGCGCGATCGTCGGAGGCGTCGACAAGGTGTACGAGATCGGGCGCATCTTCCGGAACGAGGGCGTCGATTCCACGCACAGTCCCGAGTTCACCATGCTCGAGTCCTATGAGGCCTACGGCGACTACGACACCCAGGCCGCGCTCACCCGCGACCTCGTGCTCGACGCGGCGCGCGCCATCGGCGCCACTGTCGTGCCCGACGGCCGGGGCGGCGAGATCGACCTCGAGGCGCCGTGGCAGTACGTGACCCTGCACGAGGCCGTCTCGCACGCCGTCGGCGAAGAGGTCACCATCGACACCCCGGTCGAGCGGCTGCGCGAGCTGGCCGAGAAGCACGAGGTCGGGCTGGACCCGACGTGGGGTCACGGCGAGGTCGTGCTCGAGCTGTTCGAGAAGCTGGCCGAGCACACCTACATGGCGCCCACGTTCATCCGCGACTATCCGGAGGAGGTCCGGCCGCTGGCCCGGCCGCACCGCGACGAGCCCCGGCTCACCGAGGCGTGGGACCTCATCATCCGCGGGGTCGAGCTCGGCGTGGCCTACTCCGAGCTGGTCGACCCCGTCGTCCAGCGTGAGCGGCTGACGGCGCAGTCGCTGCGGGCCGCGGCGGGCGACCCCGAGGCCATGCAACTCGACGAGGACTTCCTGCGCGCACTCGAATACGGCATGCCTCCCACCGGTGGCATGGGCCTGGGAATCGACCGGCTGATGATGCTGCTCACCGATGCGGGGATTCGCGAGACGATCTTGTTCCCGCTGGTGAAGCCGGAATGA
- a CDS encoding NAD-dependent epimerase/dehydratase family protein, which translates to MRVFLAGATGAVGRSLTPLLVQAGHEVTGTTRSESKLAELRAAGAEGVVMNGLDAESVMAAVRAARPDVIVHQQSALRDQTGNFKRFDRDFATTNRLRTAGTDHLLAAARETGVTRLVAQSFTGWPNARSGGPVKTEDDPLEPNPESACSESLRGIQYVERVATSTPGIDGLALRYGSFYGNGTGLTSDTFADLVRRRRLPIVGGGTAVWSVVHIDDAARATLAAIEGGTPGVYNIVDDDPAPVAEMLATLAAAFGAKPPRRLPAWLARPLIGDFGVAFMTTLRGSSNAKARRELGWKPEHPSWRQGFYDR; encoded by the coding sequence ATGCGAGTCTTCCTGGCCGGCGCCACCGGCGCCGTAGGACGGTCACTCACTCCGCTGCTGGTCCAGGCCGGGCACGAGGTGACCGGCACCACTCGTTCCGAGTCCAAGCTCGCCGAGCTGCGCGCCGCCGGTGCCGAGGGCGTCGTGATGAACGGGCTGGACGCCGAGAGCGTCATGGCCGCGGTTCGCGCCGCCCGGCCCGACGTCATCGTGCACCAGCAGAGCGCGCTGAGGGACCAGACCGGCAACTTCAAGCGGTTCGACCGTGACTTCGCCACCACCAACCGGCTGCGCACCGCGGGCACCGACCACCTGCTGGCGGCTGCCCGGGAGACGGGCGTGACCCGGCTCGTGGCCCAGAGCTTCACCGGCTGGCCGAATGCTCGCAGCGGCGGCCCGGTCAAGACGGAGGACGACCCGCTGGAGCCGAACCCGGAGTCCGCCTGCAGCGAGTCGCTGCGCGGCATCCAGTACGTCGAGCGGGTCGCGACCAGCACGCCCGGCATCGACGGACTCGCGCTGCGCTACGGCAGCTTCTATGGCAACGGCACCGGGCTGACCAGCGACACGTTCGCCGATCTGGTGCGCAGGCGACGGCTCCCGATCGTCGGCGGCGGGACGGCGGTGTGGTCGGTCGTCCACATCGACGACGCCGCGCGGGCCACGCTCGCGGCGATCGAGGGCGGGACGCCCGGTGTCTACAACATCGTCGACGACGACCCGGCACCGGTCGCGGAGATGCTGGCCACGCTCGCGGCGGCGTTCGGCGCGAAGCCGCCCCGGCGGCTGCCGGCCTGGCTCGCCAGGCCGCTGATCGGCGACTTCGGCGTGGCGTTCATGACCACGCTCCGCGGCTCGTCCAACGCCAAGGCCCGGCGTGAGCTGGGTTGGAAGCCGGAGCACCCGAGCTGGCGGCAGGGCTTCTACGATCGGTGA
- a CDS encoding fumarylacetoacetate hydrolase family protein: MQLMRIGERGAERPAVRGDDGVLYDLSPVTSDIDGAFLAGDGVNRARAALAAGELPALPDGDGVRVGAPIARPGKVVCIGLNYRDHAAETGAAIPAEPIVFMKAPNTVIGPNDTVLVPRGSVKTDWEVELGVIIGAQARYLDSPDDAAGVIAGYAISHDVSEREFQLERGGQWDKGKSCETFNPLGPWLVPADEITDPAKLGLRLWVNGEPRQDGTTADLIFGIDHVIWYLSQFMVLEPGDLINTGTPAGVAMGMPGQPYLRAGDTIDLEIDGLGHQRQTLQDA, translated from the coding sequence ATGCAACTGATGCGCATCGGTGAGCGAGGTGCGGAGCGCCCGGCCGTCCGCGGGGACGACGGCGTGCTCTACGACCTGTCCCCGGTCACGAGCGACATCGACGGGGCGTTCCTGGCCGGCGACGGCGTGAACCGGGCGCGGGCGGCGCTGGCGGCCGGCGAGCTTCCGGCCCTGCCCGACGGCGACGGCGTGCGGGTGGGTGCGCCGATCGCGCGGCCCGGGAAGGTCGTGTGCATCGGCCTGAACTACCGCGACCACGCCGCCGAGACCGGCGCGGCCATCCCGGCCGAGCCGATCGTGTTCATGAAGGCCCCGAACACCGTCATCGGCCCGAACGACACCGTCCTCGTCCCCCGCGGCAGCGTGAAGACCGACTGGGAGGTCGAGCTCGGCGTGATCATCGGCGCGCAGGCCCGCTACCTCGACAGCCCCGACGACGCCGCCGGCGTGATCGCCGGCTACGCCATCAGCCACGACGTGTCCGAGCGGGAGTTCCAGCTCGAACGCGGCGGGCAGTGGGACAAGGGCAAGTCGTGCGAGACGTTCAACCCGCTCGGCCCCTGGCTGGTCCCCGCCGACGAGATCACCGACCCCGCCAAACTCGGACTGCGGTTGTGGGTGAACGGCGAGCCACGCCAGGACGGCACCACCGCCGACCTCATCTTCGGCATCGACCACGTCATCTGGTACCTGTCGCAGTTCATGGTCCTCGAACCCGGCGACCTCATCAACACCGGCACCCCCGCCGGCGTCGCCATGGGCATGCCCGGCCAGCCCTACCTGCGCGCCGGCGACACCATCGACCTCGAGATCGACGGCCTCGGCCACCAACGCCAGACCCTCCAGGACGCCTGA
- a CDS encoding RNA polymerase sigma-70 factor, with amino-acid sequence MTDVTIAHDDLRPLMFSVAYRMLGSVSEAEDVVQDAFLRMHRASESGTVADNPEAYATTVTTRLAIDALGSARLRRERYVGSWLPEPLLAVDDDPARHVEESETLSTAFLVVLETLSPVERAVFLLREVFGYGYDEIAAVVEKSEANCRQLMARARKHIDERRPRFEPSHERRDELARTFFAALNDGDVGALERLLAEDVVFHGDGGGKTAAVRQPLVGALQVARFLANLGRTGVAMGLLLEPVAVNGQPGLRVSGDDGVLGVLSLTIADDGRIAGVHNQINPDKLHHLGPVGDLNAHLAAERD; translated from the coding sequence GTGACCGACGTCACGATCGCCCACGACGACCTCCGGCCGCTGATGTTCTCGGTGGCCTACCGCATGCTCGGCAGCGTCAGCGAGGCCGAGGACGTCGTGCAGGACGCGTTCCTGCGCATGCACCGCGCGTCGGAGTCGGGCACCGTCGCGGACAACCCCGAGGCCTACGCCACCACCGTCACCACGCGGCTGGCCATCGACGCATTGGGCTCGGCTCGCCTCCGGCGCGAGCGCTACGTCGGGTCCTGGCTGCCCGAGCCGCTACTCGCCGTCGACGACGACCCCGCCCGTCACGTCGAGGAGAGCGAGACGCTGTCCACGGCGTTCCTCGTGGTGCTCGAGACGCTGTCGCCGGTCGAGCGGGCGGTGTTCCTGCTGCGCGAGGTGTTCGGCTACGGCTACGACGAGATCGCCGCCGTGGTCGAGAAGAGCGAGGCGAACTGCCGCCAGCTCATGGCCCGCGCCCGCAAGCACATCGACGAACGGCGGCCGCGGTTCGAGCCGTCGCACGAGCGCCGCGACGAGCTCGCCCGCACGTTCTTCGCCGCCCTGAACGACGGCGACGTCGGGGCGCTGGAGCGACTGCTCGCCGAGGACGTCGTGTTCCACGGCGACGGCGGCGGCAAGACCGCGGCCGTGCGCCAGCCCCTGGTCGGCGCGCTTCAGGTGGCCCGGTTCCTGGCCAACCTCGGCCGCACCGGCGTCGCCATGGGCCTGCTGCTCGAGCCGGTGGCGGTGAACGGCCAGCCCGGCCTGCGGGTCTCCGGCGACGACGGCGTCCTGGGCGTGCTCTCACTGACCATCGCCGACGACGGCCGTATCGCGGGAGTGCACAACCAGATCAACCCGGACAAGCTGCACCACCTGGGCCCGGTGGGCGACCTCAACGCGCACCTGGCGGCCGAGCGCGACTGA
- the panC gene encoding pantoate--beta-alanine ligase — protein sequence MTDPIVARTRDELAEALAQSEDESAVVMTLGALHEGHRALIRAARELVGSGGTVLVTVFVNPLQFGPGEDFERYPRTFEADLAMCADEGVDVVFAPAADELYPHGDPQVGIVPGPLGAELEGAVRPTHFAGVLTVVAKLLNLTVPSYAVFGEKDYQQLTLVRRMVADLEMPYEIVGVPTVREDGGLALSSRNRYLSADERTAALALSRALRAGAAAAGTGPDAVVAAARAELAAEADAVAVDYLELRSAELAPRPEHGPARLLVAARVGTTRLIDNIAVDLP from the coding sequence GTGACCGACCCCATCGTGGCCCGCACCCGGGACGAGCTCGCCGAGGCGCTGGCGCAGAGCGAAGACGAAAGCGCCGTCGTCATGACGCTCGGCGCCCTGCACGAGGGCCATCGCGCACTGATCCGGGCCGCCCGCGAGCTGGTCGGCAGTGGCGGCACCGTCCTGGTGACGGTGTTCGTGAACCCGCTGCAGTTCGGCCCGGGTGAGGACTTCGAGCGCTACCCGCGCACCTTCGAGGCCGACCTCGCCATGTGTGCCGACGAGGGCGTCGACGTCGTGTTCGCGCCCGCCGCCGACGAGCTGTACCCGCACGGCGACCCGCAGGTGGGCATCGTGCCCGGTCCGCTGGGTGCGGAGCTGGAGGGCGCGGTGCGGCCCACCCACTTCGCCGGGGTGCTGACGGTCGTCGCGAAGCTGCTCAACCTCACGGTGCCCAGCTACGCCGTCTTCGGCGAGAAGGACTACCAGCAGCTCACCCTGGTCCGCCGCATGGTGGCCGACCTCGAGATGCCGTACGAGATCGTCGGCGTGCCGACCGTCCGCGAGGACGGCGGGCTGGCGCTCTCCAGCCGCAACCGGTATCTGTCGGCGGACGAGCGGACGGCGGCGCTGGCACTCTCGCGGGCGCTGCGGGCGGGCGCCGCGGCGGCCGGAACCGGGCCGGACGCCGTCGTCGCCGCGGCCCGGGCCGAGCTGGCGGCCGAGGCGGACGCCGTCGCCGTCGACTATCTGGAGCTGCGCTCCGCGGAGCTGGCGCCCCGGCCGGAGCACGGCCCGGCCCGGCTGCTCGTGGCCGCCCGCGTCGGCACCACGCGCCTCATCGACAACATCGCCGTCGATCTGCCCTGA
- a CDS encoding histone-like nucleoid-structuring protein Lsr2, with protein MAQKVQVILLDDLDGGEATETVSFALDGASYEIDLSAKNAGKLRDALAPYVASARRASARRGRGRAAATGGRASRTDTTAIREWARDQGLKVSDRGRIPSDILAKYETAHG; from the coding sequence ATGGCACAAAAGGTTCAGGTGATTCTGCTCGACGATCTCGACGGTGGTGAAGCCACCGAGACCGTGAGCTTCGCCCTGGACGGCGCCTCGTACGAGATCGATCTGTCGGCGAAGAATGCCGGCAAACTCCGCGACGCCCTGGCTCCGTACGTCGCCTCGGCGCGTCGTGCCTCGGCTCGGCGGGGACGCGGGCGCGCAGCAGCCACCGGCGGACGAGCCAGCCGCACCGACACCACCGCGATCCGTGAGTGGGCCCGCGACCAGGGCCTCAAGGTGTCCGACCGGGGACGCATTCCGTCGGACATCCTGGCGAAGTACGAGACCGCTCACGGGTGA
- a CDS encoding amino-acid N-acetyltransferase — translation MTAPAEIEPDQRFRVRRARTADVRYIRPLLDGYASQRILLSKETVTLYEDIQEFWVVETAGDHGAGTVIGCGALHVMWEDLAEVRTLAVDPEWRGHGVGHVLLSRLLEVAEELGVARVFCLTFEVDFFERHGFERVEGTPVDTDVYAQLLRSADEGVAEFLDLDRVKPNTLGNVRMLRLMGRTPQIGRDDSRQMN, via the coding sequence ATGACGGCCCCGGCCGAAATCGAGCCGGATCAGCGCTTTCGGGTGAGGCGGGCCCGCACGGCCGATGTGCGGTACATCCGCCCCCTGCTCGACGGATACGCATCGCAGCGCATCCTGCTATCCAAAGAGACGGTCACCCTATATGAGGACATCCAGGAGTTCTGGGTGGTGGAAACCGCCGGCGATCACGGTGCGGGCACCGTCATCGGCTGTGGCGCGTTACACGTCATGTGGGAAGATCTGGCCGAGGTGCGTACCCTTGCCGTCGACCCTGAATGGCGCGGGCACGGTGTCGGCCACGTCCTGCTGTCCCGATTGCTGGAAGTGGCCGAAGAACTCGGCGTCGCGCGGGTGTTCTGCCTCACCTTCGAGGTCGACTTCTTCGAGCGGCACGGATTCGAGCGAGTGGAAGGCACGCCGGTCGACACCGACGTGTACGCGCAGTTGTTGCGCTCGGCCGACGAAGGTGTCGCCGAGTTCCTCGACCTGGACCGGGTGAAGCCGAATACTCTGGGTAACGTCCGGATGCTCAGGCTAATGGGTAGGACGCCACAAATCGGCCGCGACGACTCGCGGCAGATGAATTGA
- a CDS encoding STAS domain-containing protein encodes MSTVQVVDRGAREIVVFLSGDVGSDPADEFGAAVEEVDRLEQLNALDHVVVDMHRVTGMTDAAIGFLRELSSRGRRSGFEVSFAALSGPAHRAVEANGWSFVEHSPDTERA; translated from the coding sequence ATGAGCACAGTGCAGGTCGTCGACCGCGGTGCCCGCGAGATCGTCGTGTTCCTCTCCGGTGACGTCGGCAGCGATCCCGCCGACGAGTTCGGCGCGGCCGTCGAAGAGGTCGACCGGCTCGAGCAGCTCAACGCCCTGGACCACGTGGTCGTCGACATGCATCGCGTCACCGGCATGACCGACGCCGCCATCGGCTTCCTGCGCGAGCTGTCGTCCCGCGGCCGCCGGTCCGGGTTCGAGGTGTCGTTCGCGGCGCTCAGCGGCCCGGCCCACCGGGCCGTCGAGGCGAACGGCTGGTCGTTCGTCGAGCACAGCCCCGACACTGAGCGCGCCTGA
- a CDS encoding type III pantothenate kinase: MLLAIDVGNTETVIGLLDGLEVRHHWRVATVATRTTDELMALLRGLFAGTDEPIDGVAICSTVPVVQREMRWLAQRYFADVPALLVEPGVKTGVPILMDNPREVGTDRIVNALAAMHQYGTGRPCIIVDFGTATTFDVVSARGEYIGGAIAPGIDVSLEALRNAAAQLRRVELVRPRSVIAKNTVEALQSGALYGFSAQVDGVVTRMATELGVGLDGVTVIATGGLAPLVLDESATIQHHEPWLTLMGLRLVFDRNHPA; the protein is encoded by the coding sequence GTGTTGCTGGCGATCGACGTGGGGAACACCGAGACCGTCATCGGGCTGCTCGACGGCCTCGAGGTGCGCCACCACTGGCGGGTCGCCACCGTGGCCACGCGCACCACCGACGAGCTGATGGCGCTGCTGCGAGGGCTGTTCGCGGGGACCGACGAGCCGATCGACGGCGTCGCCATCTGCTCGACGGTGCCCGTGGTGCAGCGCGAGATGCGCTGGCTCGCGCAGCGCTACTTCGCCGACGTGCCGGCGCTGCTGGTCGAGCCCGGTGTCAAGACCGGCGTGCCGATCCTCATGGACAACCCCCGCGAGGTCGGCACCGACCGCATCGTCAACGCGCTGGCCGCCATGCACCAGTACGGCACCGGCCGGCCGTGCATCATCGTCGACTTCGGCACCGCCACCACGTTCGACGTCGTGTCGGCGCGCGGCGAGTACATCGGCGGCGCCATCGCCCCGGGCATCGACGTGTCGCTCGAGGCGCTGCGCAACGCCGCGGCCCAGCTGCGCCGGGTCGAGCTGGTCCGGCCCCGGTCCGTCATCGCCAAGAACACCGTCGAGGCGTTGCAGTCCGGCGCGCTGTACGGCTTCAGCGCCCAGGTGGACGGCGTGGTCACCCGCATGGCGACGGAGCTGGGGGTAGGGCTCGACGGTGTCACGGTGATCGCGACGGGCGGGCTGGCGCCGTTGGTGCTGGACGAGTCGGCGACCATCCAGCACCACGAGCCCTGGCTCACGCTCATGGGCCTGCGGCTGGTGTTCGACCGCAACCATCCGGCCTAG
- the nadC gene encoding carboxylating nicotinate-nucleotide diphosphorylase, giving the protein MSLPEPVTLALREAGLDPRYVEDLVRATLEEDLGGGEDVTTTATVPADQYAVAVLGSRETGVIAGLPVAEAVFAATDAEVEVERHVADGAEIRAGSKVLTVHGRTRRLLLAERTALNLVCRLSGIATATRSWVDALAGTHAAVRDTRKTTPLLRPLEKYAVRLGGGVNHRSTLAESALIKDNHIAAAGGITAAFQAVRQAYPDIAVEVEVDDLDGTAEAVEAGADLVLLDNFSVDDVLEAVKLVDGRARLEVSGGLTLAQAGAYAATGVDYLSTGALTHSVRALDLGLDMVAVEAH; this is encoded by the coding sequence ATGAGTCTGCCCGAGCCCGTGACACTCGCACTGCGCGAGGCGGGTCTCGATCCCCGCTACGTCGAGGACCTCGTGCGCGCCACGCTCGAGGAGGACCTCGGCGGCGGAGAGGACGTCACCACCACGGCGACCGTGCCGGCCGACCAGTACGCCGTCGCCGTGCTCGGCTCCCGCGAGACCGGCGTCATCGCCGGCCTGCCGGTGGCCGAGGCGGTGTTCGCGGCCACCGACGCCGAGGTCGAGGTCGAGCGGCACGTCGCCGACGGCGCCGAGATCCGTGCCGGGTCCAAGGTGCTGACGGTGCACGGCCGCACCCGCCGGCTGCTGCTGGCCGAGCGGACCGCGCTGAACCTCGTCTGCCGGCTCTCCGGCATCGCGACCGCCACCCGCTCCTGGGTCGACGCGCTGGCCGGCACCCACGCCGCCGTCCGCGACACCCGCAAGACCACGCCGCTGCTGCGCCCGCTCGAGAAGTACGCCGTGCGCCTGGGCGGCGGGGTCAACCACCGGTCCACGCTGGCGGAGTCGGCGCTGATCAAGGACAACCACATCGCGGCGGCCGGCGGCATCACCGCGGCCTTCCAGGCGGTGAGGCAGGCCTACCCGGACATCGCGGTCGAGGTCGAGGTCGACGACCTCGACGGCACCGCCGAGGCGGTCGAGGCCGGCGCCGACCTGGTGCTGCTCGACAACTTCAGCGTCGACGACGTGCTCGAGGCGGTGAAGCTGGTCGACGGCCGGGCCCGCCTCGAGGTCAGCGGCGGGCTGACGCTGGCCCAGGCCGGCGCCTACGCCGCCACCGGCGTCGACTACCTGTCCACCGGCGCCCTGACCCACTCGGTCCGAGCCCTGGACCTCGGGCTCGACATGGTGGCCGTCGAGGCACACTGA